From Chaetodon trifascialis isolate fChaTrf1 chromosome 1, fChaTrf1.hap1, whole genome shotgun sequence, one genomic window encodes:
- the krtcap3 gene encoding keratinocyte-associated protein 3 yields the protein MCTFDKDKWPRRVMRKGLALILIGHINFILGAIVHGSVLRHISKPTKQVTTEYTVTNIISVTSGLLNIATGIIAILMSRNLRLIKLQVGLIIASFLNALLSAACCVGLLLTIGVTIAHGGQGLMLGCSDTLVPINARSSVGARCPFDTTRIYDTTLALWIPSAVLAGFESGLSVWCFIIGLALRGLPPCGNSYIKEQLDADAGYSTHSHRLIRQPSISNI from the exons ACAAAGACAAATGGCCAAGAAGGGTGATGAGAAAAGGATTAGCTCTCATCCTGATCGGCCATATTAACTTCATCCTCGGAGCTATCGTCCATGGCAGTGTTCTCCGCCACATTTCCAAACCCACCAAGCAAGTCACCACTGAGTACACTGTGACCAACATCATCTCTGTCACCTCTGGCCTGCTG AACATTGCCACTGGGATTATTGCCATCTTGATGTCACGGAACCTTCGTTTGATAAAACTG CAAGTGGGACTTATCATTGCATCATTCCTGAACGCCCTGCTCTCAGCAGCGTGCTGCGTCGGGCTCCTCTTGACCATTGGTGTCACTATTGCCCACGGTGGGCAGGGTTTGATGTTGGGATGCAGTGACACGCTGGTGCCCATCAATGCTCGGTCGTCTGTCGGCGCCAGGTGCCCGTTTGATACGACACGAATCTAT GACACCACCCTGGCGCTGTGGATCCCTTCTGCTGTGTTGGCAGGGTTTGAGTCTGGACTGTCTGTCTGGTGCTTCATCATTGGATTGGCTCTCAGAGGGCTGCCACCCTGTGGGAACAGCTACATCAaagagcag TTGGATGCAGACGCCGGGTACTCTACGCACAGCCACCGTCTGATTAGGCAGCCCTCGATTTCTAACATCTAG